A genomic window from Camelina sativa cultivar DH55 chromosome 2, Cs, whole genome shotgun sequence includes:
- the LOC104727439 gene encoding uncharacterized protein LOC104727439 has translation MSNVVNNSVETVNAAATAIVTAESRVQPSSVQKRRWAKCWSLCSCFGSQKNNKRIGNAVLVPEPVAASGVPVVTVQNSATSTTVVLPFIAPPSSPASFLQSDPSSVSHSPVGPLSLTSNTFSPKEPQSVFTVGPYANETQPVTPPVFSAFITEPSTAPYTPPPESSVHITTPSSPEVPFAQLLTSSLELTRRDSSGMNQKFSSSHYEFRSNQVCPGSPGGGNLISPGSVISNSGTSSPYPGKSPMVEFRIGEPPKFLGFEHFTARKWGSRFGSGSITPVGHGSGLASGALTPNGPEIVSGNLTPNNTTWPLQNQISEVASLANSDHGSEVIVADHRVSFELTGEDVARCFASKLNRSHDRMNNNDRIATEESSLTDRGRRNSFQKIESIENRETEQQRIQKLSSSSVGSSKDFKFDNTKDENIEKVAGNSWSFFPGLRSGVS, from the exons atgagcaACGTTGTTAATAATAGTGTTGAGACTGTTAACGCCGCCGCTACTGCTATTGTCACCGCCGAGTCTCGTGTTCAGCCTTCCTCTGTTCAG aaGAGAAGATGGGCAAAATGTTGGAGTTTATGTTCATGTTTTGGATCACAAAAGAACAATAAACGGATTGGTAACGCTGTGCTTGTACCTGAACCTGTTGCTGCATCTGGAGTTCCGGTTGTTACAGTTCAAAACTCAGCTACTTCAACTACAGTTGTTCTTCCTTTTATAGCTCCTCCTTCATCTCCAGCTTCGTTTCTTCAATCTGATCCTTCGTCTGTTTCTCATTCGCCTGTTGGTCCGCTTTCTCTTACCAGCAATACATTCTCTCCTAAGGAACCTCAGTCTGTCTTTACCGTTGGACCATATGCTAATGAAACTCAACCTGTCACTCCTCCTGTGTTCTCTGCGTTTATAACCGAGCCTTCTACTGCACCGTACACTCCACCTCCGGAGTCGTCAGTCCATATAACTACACCTTCGTCCCCTGAGGTTCCCTTTGCTCAGTTGCTTACATCTTCTTTGGAGCTAACTCGAAGAGATAGTAGTGGgatgaatcaaaagttctcatcgTCACATTATGAGTTTCGGTCTAATCAGGTCTGTCCTGGAAGTCCTGGTGGTGGTAATCTTATCTCCCCCGGGTCAGTGATTTCAAACTCTGGTACATCTTCTCCTTACCCGGGTAAATCCCCCATGGTCGAGTTTAGAATAGGCGAGCCTCCAAAGTTCCTTGGTTTTGAGCATTTCACAGCACGTAAATGGGGATCAAGGTTTGGTTCTGGCTCGATCACACCTGTTGGGCACGGTTCAGGTTTGGCTTCAGGCGCTCTGACACCAAATGGTCCAGAGATAGTCTCTGGGAACCTAACACCCAACAACACCACATGGCCACTTCAGAATCAGATCTCTGAAGTTGCTTCACTGGCGAATTCGGATCATGGCTCTGAAGTCATTGTGGCAGATCACAGAGTTTCGTTTGAGTTAACAGGCGAAGACGTTGCACGTTGCTTTGCAAGCAAGCTAAATCGATCACACGACAGAATGAACAACAATGACCGGATTGCGACAGAGGAGAGTTCATTAAcagacagaggaagaagaaacagctTCCAAAAGATTGAAAGTATAGAGAATAGAGAGACCGAACAGCAGAGAATTCAGAAGCTGAGTTCCTCATCGGTTGGATCTAGCAAAGATTTCAAATTCGACAACACTAAAGACGAGAATATTGAGAAGGTCGCTGGAAACAGCTGGAGCTTCTTCCCTGGGTTACGTTCTGGAGTCAGCTAA